The genome window actgtatattttgtgtaacaacaacaacaacatgctcAATCTTCTGTATTCAGAATCGTCATCATGGAACAACCTACATTCGTTTGAACTTGCCGGCCTCCTCGATGTCCTTCTGGCTCAGAGAGAGGTTCTGCATCTCCTCAGTGGCGTGGCCGACCTGAGCCTTCTGTGTGAAGGAGGGAAACATGATCACTCCATCAAATAGGTTTTCTTTAAAGAGTGTAATGGAGGCGAGAGGGTTAACAtgctctttaaaaataaaaggaccCAGAACAGCAACTAAAATCACCAGAAGTGAAAATAGGAGAAGAAAAGGATGAGGTTTAATGAGGGAGAATTAATTGCTTTTACTTTTGCTTGAATTACGAGCTAACGTCTGTGGAGGAACGTATCCACCTCCACGTGACGCTACAGAGGTAACGTTAATGTTCATCTAATGCAGGAGTGCTGGCTGATATAAGCCCCTGTCAGCTTACTGCCAAATCCTTTATTGTTAAAAacctattttaataataaaatataataataataataaacatttatatgataaaatattaataatagacaatctcttataaatatcttatatcttgtatatcaataataaatagtataataaaatgttaaaataaaacccATGAATATCAGCATTGTGTGACCAAACAAAAACTgcacaaaaacaacataaaaataacttGAATATAAgaagtatataataaaatataacgaataaatataataaaatcaatatgaattaaaaaaaaaaaatgcaaacatgtcCATCCcccatataaataaacaaataaataatttctaaatCAAGTCCAGACTTGCCATTTGTTTCAGAATTTAGTtaaattctttcttttattcttttccttGACTATTTGACACCTTTTTACACTAAACATCGTTTGTTTCATATTATAGTTGAATCATCataaatcatcatcataaatTAACATTTCTACTAATAATCTAACTGTAGATATTCTTTttactctctcattctctctctatGAGTAGCTTCAAAAGgctcattaattaattaaaacatcagATGGTGTATATACTGCTTCCTTGTTGTGGAGGAAAGGTGCGAgtgggaaaaaattaaaaagagcacaaaaaaaaaaatgagatctGGAAAGTGAAATCTGTTAAGGATGCACTAATAACTAAATGAACATGAATGAGATGGAAACAAGAGAAGAGCGTGATGGCGTTTTCAGTCAGGCGAGGTGGCACTGATGCGGCGGCACTTTGTTGTCACCTTGTCTTTGCCAGCACCAGAGTCATTGTCCCATCCTGAACAATCATCAGTCCCAAACGGGGCCACCAGCTTCTGCGCGTTCGCTTTACCCTGGCTGCAAGCACAAAACCACTGTTTATATCTGCTGGACAATGTACAGCAACAGGAACCAACATGTTGCAACATGATAAACATGTGATAAACATAGAAAAACCTTAGCACAACATTTCCGTCTTCagttgtcataaaaaaaaagggaaaatgtgAAAGTTCAAGCAACGACACGCAAAGGCGTTGCTTTCTGGCTTTCTGTAGCAAACATGGGAGACGTCCTTCTGCTGAGCTGAAACCTGTGTTCGGACAAAATGGCAGACGCTTCTGATAATCAGATCTCACCTTTGATCGTCGACGGGGGACAAATCAGAAGCGCATTGGGCATCGCCCTGCTCGCGGTCATGGGACAACAATCCTGAAACAGAAACGTGAATAAACAAACAGTCTGATTGTGGCTCAAgttcagatttaaatttaagcaatttaaaattttcacagaattttaataatataccttagacttttttttttttaaacatcgccacatatgagacaaactggatTTAAACTTCACgcaaaaagaataaacatatattttatattttttacatcagTCCATTAATCTTTGAAAGTTCAGTTTTCATtgtctactttatttattttttttttggagtaagccatgctgtcaTGGTTTCCTTGCTGTGTCTTCTGCACATTCTGTCTATACACGCTAAACTATCGTATTGATTGGGTCTGTTGAGGCATATGGCCACGCCCACCtcgagacaaaaaaaaaaaaaaagggtctagATTACTGGTACAGGTAGTCCGATTAGCTCTTAAATAAGTCTTAAACACGACAACACAATGTGATGCATACCAATACACTTGACTACATCTCTGTCACTTTTCCCCAAAACGCAACCGTGCCCAAGAAaataaatctcacacacacacacacacgtgtcaaacgtaagtgttgtctctgcggCTTTAAATCGTGGGGGGAAACCGCGGACatcattttgtctcagagctgttttccactgtattgaaCGGTAAACTTTGTCTCGTTGAGGATTTTTCAAAAGTACATTTACAAATTACGTATTACACACATGATGTACAATATACCAGATTTTGGTTACAGATTTTATACAGTCACTTATacgctgaaaatattgtatataattgtaattattggtatctggtgcacctCAGTGTCTAACTGTTGTGAGCTACTTCCGTGATTTGTTTGCATGTATGAATGTTCGTACAAACACACTGCGGAtattcgtaagtcggggactacttgtgaaataattcttttagtttctcagaaaagcatcagggtTGCGACAGAGCTGTCACTCGGGCAGACATTTATACCTAAACTATAggactgaaacaaaaaaaaatctgaaaaatgcTGAGCGACATCAACAAATCAGgcaactaaaaaaacaaacatggagGACAAAAGTTTAGGGACACACAGAATAGAAGATATCTCCCTACTGATCGACCGGAATGCAAACATATTTAATTGTAAATCAAATTATCATAAACGTCAAACTGATCAACTTCACATCTGCCGTGTTCACACCGTTTAGCAGACGCCTTCATCCAGAGATGGACACCTCACTAGTAAGGACGTTGCTATGGTTACAGTGTGAGCACCATCATTAAAGAGATGTAGTGATGACAGAAGGGACGTTAGGAGGATGCACGTGAGCTGAAAAAACATGGAGCGTTTACTCACCCCTGTGGCCTCCCTGCTTGGCGAGTTTAACATAGTCCGAGTCGGTGGCCTGAATCCCGACTCGCCTGCCCTTGCTTTTCTCCACTGGTGCCGTGTCAGCACTTTGGGACAGCCCAGGAATCTGCGACGCGGGACCGCTGGCACCGTTAGAATTCGGGACGCTGGCTTTCATTCCTGAGACAAGATCAAAATTAAGGGCGTAAATCATAAATATCATGAAGAAACCCCACCCCGAGGCAGCGTTGACGGTTGCACGTCTCTGCAGCGAGCCTTACCGGGTTTAGTGCGGCGGTAGTTGGGCTCTGTGGACATGTCTGATTTTTCGGGTCAGCGCAGAGAATGCTGTGAAGGAGAAATGCGACAAGGTTACAAAAATAGTCTCAGCCAACAGGGCAGAGCCGCTGAATAAAATCTGCTTTGAAGAAAAATAAGGATTTATGAAAAGCCAAAGAGGCTGCGCCATGATCAGTGTAGGGGAATGCCTTTAGAAAGTGGccaagatgtgtgtgtgcgtgcgcattaTGTACATTTATCACTTACACCCTTGAATCTAATCCAAACCAcgataatgtaaaaaaaacaagacgtcATTTCACGATACTTCAAGGCAATGGTGTGTATAATACACATCAGATATGATGATTATATTTCCACAATTTTGCTGGATTAAAAccgtaaaaacaaaaaaataagaaagaaaatgatacaACTGACACCATGATAAATTATGTCATAATTCCCTTTTCTGAAGAGGAAGAAACAGCAGTCGAACGTGACAGTTTAACTGACACTCATAAGCGtggattaaaaaatgtacagcgccatctgttgaattttgagatgaactaatgattggTAACTGTTCTAAGTAATGAGGTGGTGGCAGCCGTAGGAGTAATTgtggtgataat of Clarias gariepinus isolate MV-2021 ecotype Netherlands chromosome 6, CGAR_prim_01v2, whole genome shotgun sequence contains these proteins:
- the c6h7orf57 gene encoding uncharacterized protein C7orf57 homolog isoform X2; protein product: MSTEPNYRRTKPGMKASVPNSNGASGPASQIPGLSQSADTAPVEKSKGRRVGIQATDSDYVKLAKQGGHRGLLSHDREQGDAQCASDLSPVDDQSQGKANAQKLVAPFGTDDCSGWDNDSGAGKDKAQVGHATEEMQNLSLSQKDIEEAGKFKRISHDKKPVDPVNMSKLLSFGYMEDEKKSPDDEGSSMSSEHVSTVAQEEELE
- the c6h7orf57 gene encoding uncharacterized protein C7orf57 homolog isoform X1, which produces MSTEPNYRRTKPGMKASVPNSNGASGPASQIPGLSQSADTAPVEKSKGRRVGIQATDSDYVKLAKQGGHRGLLSHDREQGDAQCASDLSPVDDQSQGKANAQKLVAPFGTDDCSGWDNDSGAGKDKKAQVGHATEEMQNLSLSQKDIEEAGKFKRISHDKKPVDPVNMSKLLSFGYMEDEKKSPDDEGSSMSSEHVSTVAQEEELE